tacatctaagacctgtcgccccccatagggcgactggggggtatttttgaaatttttcaaaacggacatatatttttaaaattttgattttttttaatataaaaaagaaaagaacgccCGACTGGAAGGGTGGCTTGATTGGGCCACCTTGAGGAAGTGTGGATGCCGCTCGGATCGAGGTCGGAGAGGAGGGGAAGACGAACGCTGTGCTCGCGATCAGAGACTAGCTTCGCGTGTCGATGCAGTTGCAAAGCTCAAGACTGAAGAAAACTGCAAGGACTCCCTACTCTGAGCTCGGACGAGTGCCTTGATGCGTCATCAGAACGACTGAATGAGCGTTACTCTGCAGTTTCCCACGATTCATTCATTCAACTACCAGTAGTCCTAAAGGAAATCCAGTCGGCAGTTTCTGAATTTTGTTCAGCTATGCTGAACGTCCATCCATCAATTAAGCAGAGTGCTGGGAGCTACTGGAGCTAGTGACATGATACGGATCGCCTTGCTCATTTTCCGTGATAGCCCTATCACGCGTGGGTAGTGTTCCACTCCCACCGCTGAGTGTGGCCAGCTTATAGAGATGCAAATCATGGCCGTGAAACTTCGTTGGTACGATTAAAAAGGCAGGTAAAATCGAACTAGAAAAAAAAACGCAGATCAGATGTCTACTTCTAAACGTACGGTAAGTTAACAACTGTCATGTTTAACAATCACATCATCATCCATCAACTTTACTCGGTTTCAAGTAGAGCTAGACTTCAAGTTTTGTAGAGATTCAGTTataagatacatgcatgcaaaATGAAATAGAAATGTAACCATATGTTTTATTTCTGAAGGTACCTCCAGAAAAGGACAGCATCTACTTTTCAACATGGAATGATTAAATGGGGGTCTGCAGTTCCCTTCCGCCCTTGGAAAAGGACAAGGCGGTCCAAACTACAATCAATACGCGTAAAAGAAAGCTTCAAAATCAAACTAGAAGTCTACGGTTCATGGAAACTGGGAGCAAAGAGCCGAAGACTAGAGGCCCAAGTCTTCAGCTGCACTGACTCCATTTTCCATAAGAAATACGAGCATGAGACTGCGAAGAACTAGCTCCCCTATTCTACTCAAATTTTCCCCGACAAGCACTGACCCTTTGGTGCCTGATTGTCAACACCAGGGAGACAGTGGCGTGCACTGCAGCAGAGAGGGGTGCTTTGGTTGCCTTCAACGCCAGCATCAACAATCCTTATGGAAAGTTGAGTTCATGGCGAGGCGAAAACTGTTGCAACTGGAGCGGTGTTAGGTGCAGCAAGAAGACCAGCCGTGTCATCCAGCTCGACCTTGGCAAATTCGCTCTCCAAGGTGACATCAGTCCATCTTTGGCTGCTCTGACAAATTTGGTGTACCTCAACCTCAGCCAAAATGACTTTGGCGGGGTGAGCATCCCAGAATTCATAGGCTCCTTCAAGATGTTGAGGTATCTTGATCTTTCGGGTGCCCATTTTGGTGGCCCAGTCCCTCCTCAGCTTGGTAATTTATCAAGGCTCCAACATCTTGACCTATCCGATTCTTATTATATGATAACTGTCGACAACTTCCATTGGGTTTCAAAACTCACTTCCCTGAGATATCTTGACCTCAGTTGGTCATATCTTGCTGCCTCCTTGGATTGGCTGCAGGCTGTGAATGTGCTTCCTTTTCTGCAAGTGCTTTGCTTGAATGATGCAAGTCTTCCTGCCACCAACCTCAATAGTTTTTCTCAGGTCAACTTCACCACCCTTAAAATAATTGATCTCAGGAGTAACACTAATCTGAATTCTTCCTTGCCAAGTTGGATTTGGAATCTATCTTCCCTTTCAGAGTTGGATCTATCTAGCTGTGGGCTTTCAGGTGTGATTCCCGATGAGCTTGGAAAGCTGACATCACTTAAGTTTGTCGGACTAAAGGACAACAAGTTGGAAGGATCGATACCAAGATCAGTAAGTGGTTTGTGCAATTTAGTACACGTTGATTTGTCCGGAAACCTTTTATCAGGAGATATCACAGTTATAGCGAAGGCTCTGTTACACTGCATGAAGCGGTTGCTAATCCTTGACCTTGCTGATAACAAGTTAAAAGGAAATCTATCAGGTTGGCTTGAGCAAATGGCTAGCTTAAGAGTTCTTGATCTGAGTAAGAACTCACTATCTGGAGATGTACCAGCCAGCATGGGCAATCTATCGAACCTGACACACTTGGATATTTCCtctaattcatttggaggcacATTATCGGAACAGCACTTTGTCAAATTATCAGGATTGGATACTTTAGTTTTGTCATCAAATTCCTTGAAGATTGTCATGAAGCCCAGCTGGGTGCCACCCTTTCAGCTGAGAGAGGTAGGAATGCATACTTGCTTGGTTGGGCCACAATTTCCAACGTGGCTGCAATCTCAAACTAGAATCGAGAAGATTGATGTAGGCAGTGCAGGCATTAGTGGTATGTTACCTGACTGGATCTGGACCTTGTCTTCATCGCTTACAAGCTTAAATGTGTCAACAAACAACATAACTGGGAAGTTGCCAGCAAGTTTGGAGCAATTGAAAATGCTGACAATTCTGAACATGAGGAATAATCAACTTGAGGGAAGAATTCCTGATTTGCCGACTGGTGTTCGAATGTTGGATTTATCCCACAACTACTTGTCTGGATCATTGCCACAGAGCTTTGGGGGCAATGAATTGTATTACCTGCTGCTTTCAAACAATTATCTTAGCGGAGTAATCCCAACAGATTTATGCAACATGCTATCCATGGAAGTTATTGATCTCTCCAGTAACAATCTTTCGGGGGAGCTTCCAGATTGTTGGCATAAGAATTCGAACCTGTATATCATAGAATTTTCAAGCAATAAATTATGGGGAGAAATACCATCGACCATGGGTTCTCTAAATTCTCTCATCTCATTGCACCTCGGCAAGAATAACTTATCTGGGACTTTGCCCACCTCATTACAATCATGTAATGGGCTGGTATTGCTTGATCTTGGAGAGAATAATCTGTCAGGAAACATACCAAAATGGATTGGTAACGGTCTACAAACTCTGCAGTTTCTGAATTTAAGGTCCAACGAATTTTCTGGTGAAATACCTGAAGTACTGTCAAACCTTCATGCTCTGCAATATTTGGACTTAAGTAACAACAAACTATCTGGCCCTGTACCACATTTTCTGGGAAATTTAACATCCATGTGCATGGATAATCCAGAGGGGGACACAACTCCTTTTATTAAATTCAAGATTTATGGTATTGGGGGCGCTTACTTTTCAGTGTACACAGATACTTTTAGCAAATTTGACCGTGTGAAGAGCATTGATCTCTCAGCAAACCAATTTACTGGTGAGGTTCCCAGTGAACTAGGACTCCTGTCTGCATTACATAGCTTGAATATGTCAAGAAATTGCATTGGAGGAAGTATTCCTGACGAACTGGGAAGTATGATCAGATTAGAATCACTTGATCTCTCATGGAACAATCTATCAGGTCCAATTCCTCAAGGCCTCGTGTCATTGAGTTTTCTGAGCATCCTGAACTTATCCTACAACGATCTCTCAGGAGAAATACCTTTAGGAAATCAATTTGCGACTTTTGGAGGAGATTCGTACTTGGGAAATGTAAATCTTTGTGGATATCCGCTAGTGTCAAGAATTTGTTTACCAAATAGCATCAAGCGTCAGCACCATAAACATCATCAACATTCTGAGATGGTGACATATCTATGTACCTTGCTGGGTTTTGCATCTGGATTGTCCTTTGTTGTCGTCATCCTCGTATCTAGGGCAGCAGCAAGGAAGGCCTTATTTCAATTCACCGACAGCATGCTCAACAAGTTGCACGCTGCAGCCTGCAGTTGAGATGAAGCTCCATATCAACAGTGGCTTGCAGTCTTAGCAGGAGGAGACCTGTCCATGCCAGCAGAAAGTCAGAACTCCACCTGCTACCACTTGGAAGGACCTCCTGCTCCTGGTTAGAGGAACTTTCATAGCATAAAAAGTTTGGATTAGGCATATATACTAATATAGTTAAATAATTGGCCCATGCATGTTCTGAAATGTTACCATTTTTCTTTGGATATGAACTTGAAATATCAGTTAAAAGAGTAAGACCACGAGTCCACGACCCATTTGACTTGTATATTACGAATTTACGTAATCACAATACAATTCAGATGCTAGAGTGCTTGCCTGCAACAGTAAATATGATGATGTGGTGTGTTACAGTCCAGGGGAGGTCCACACCATCcgcaaatcttttttttttttttgaggggtgggTGTTGAGTCTAAATAAGCGGCTGAGATTCGATCTCGCGAAGATGGAAGATGGCCTGGAGGGTTTATGGGCCAACAGCCGGCCCAATCAGCTCAGCCCACTCGtgtggtttttttattttttattttttattttcgttttttacaaaaatatatatttctgtaaattttcaaatcgaaagtatattttttattttcgttttttaaaaaatatatatttctgtaaaagggcatatatttctgtaaattttcaaatcaaaaatatattttttataaaaaacaaaaatgaaaaataaaaaaataaaaaaaccgccccACTCGTTGCGTCGCCGAGGCCTAGTGCTCCAAAACTGGGACGTCTGGCCCCGCTACCACCGGTGCTCCTCGTCGTCGGGATCCTTCTCCTCCATCGCCGACCGGACAGGCCACGGCACCGTTGCCTGGACCTGGATGGAGTAGCTGGAGCTGAGAGGTCCGCGCGTCAGTCGTCGCTCTGCCGTCCTCCGGTACTTCCTTCTCATTTCGTCTTCAACCTCACCGGCGTCGGCGTCTTCAGTTTCAAAGGCGCAGCAGTACGGCCTCAACACCGGCGGGACCTTCATACATGTTGACACTTTCCTTTACAAGCTCTATTTCCGGGAATTAATCGACGAAACACAAACTACTGCCAGGAATCCCTTCTGATAATACCATTCTCCTGATGTGATTTACAATAGCATAATGGCCGATGGTGAATCAAGTTCTGAATTTCTCGAACCTTTCAAAAAGTTCTGAATTTCTCTGCACGCCGATGAACATTCATCCATCACCTAAGCAAAGATTTCCATGCTCATTTGAACAAAAGAGCATGAATTAACTCTGACGAGAAATTGTTCTTCATACCCAACGGCATCATACAGCTCACCAGGCTCACTTTACTCGTACCATTTTGGCAGTCACAGACTGTCTGATCAAAATGTCAATCAAGTATAAGCTGCAGAACCTGCACACCTAGGGATGGTATTCTCTTTACAATCCAACTTACTGTtaatatttttagctcaaaattgaatAAGATTAGAGTCCGGTCCTTTTAGAACCCGACCCTAAAATTATCTagactaggcgtatagcccacgcatttgcgcggctagtattgaaaattcaaaaatttgcatgtcgttgtattcttacttaaagattatactattttttaccatatatcaccctgttcattatcataaattataTCTTATTATTAGTTATTAAAACAATTCatatatgatctacctataataacaatttaatttgttgagctttaataatattatgcatataattattcttatttttgttttattttgattgattgctgttagctttagtttttattaaaagtatatatttgtaactgatacatagctaaatgatattttatatttaattttcataatggtattggtgggtgatttttaattagccacaggagtattttaggctaattttttcgtaatggcagtggtaggtaattttaattttttttttctccgattaacgtgggaatttttagaccttgagagcgaacgtggaggcttcgtttgttggccaaataataagataactagcaaggtggcccgcgcaaatagcgcgggtagctagctatttttttaacatttatactttttttactttaaattaattttttccaaagattttttattttgttgtcaTTCTTTTATTCAAATAGCACAAACCAAGGTATCACATTTTTCATGATAtttgtggtggatgatgaactcttagtaaaaattttatatagAAATTTATGTTCTGTGCTTATTGAACGTATTGTATTTTTGGTCTTGTATTGTGAATTCATGCTAGAGAGTTTTAGATATGACATAAACTATTTTTAAGGTTAGAAGATATGGCCTATGGATACCTTAGTGGTTCTGTGTAGTCAGCAAGTGAATGTAGTCCGGACTCACTCAACCAAATTATTATGTCTAGCTAGGCTAGTTATATTTGACTTCTCTGTTCAATCTTATTTTGGCGGATGCATTATTCATATGCCTTGTAGCCATGCCTTGTAAGCCACAGCAGCGTTGCATCTTCAACTTTTTGCGTAGGTGATATGGCATCAAGAAATAAACCTTGATGAGGGATGCGTTTGCCATAGCTAGAGGTGGCATCCGTGGTGTCATTATTCATATGCCTTTTAGCCATGCCTTGTAAGCCATAGCAGCGTTGCATCTTCAACTTTTTGTGTAGGTGATATGGCATCAAGAAATAAACCTTGCTGAGGGATGCGTTTGCCATAGCTAGAGGTGGCATCCGTGGTGCCTCTTCTAGTGATGGCCAACGACATGGGCGACGACATCATAGAAGTTGAAGCCGTCCTTAGCTCCTTTTGATACCATGTGATCCTCGTTTCCTATcaatttttccttttgttttcataCTAATGAAGAGTTCCTTCTATTCTATTCAtcatgaattttaatttcatacAGAAACCGAGTCAGTGAAATCCATATACGACTGCAACAAATTTCATCTTTTTCACATTTTCCATTTTTATATATTCTTATAATACATTTATCAGTTATATGCTTAAAAACAATATATATTTTCCCTTTGTTTTCAGTGATTTGACTTGAGTATTTTTTAAGTCGAGCCGATAATATACCGGACTAATTTGGGGTCTAAACTTCGCACATAGTTCTGTCCTATGGGTAACTTTCAGACTGAGCTTGAGCTTTCCACTATTTCTTGGTTGATTAATAATTAACTTATGATGTTGGCCATGCTCTCGTGATGCTGAACTTCTCAAGCCTGGTTTTCTCTGACTAATCCTGACCATACAAAGGTATGGGGGGAGCAAGACCCAATGAACTTAGCAGGGCCTAAAATGCTTAGGTTTACTATTAATGTAATATTTTCTTGTCCCTCAACATTAACATGGTGGCTTGATCTTTTTATGTTAAAATTTATACAGTAAGTTGCTAGATCTGAATATCGAGATTTTGTATTTGTTTATCTATTGACTAATTATATTCTACACATATTTTTTATCTAATTAATTTGCTTGGAAATACAACTTTTCACTATTTTTCTTTCCAATATTGTTATTTAATACATctatttgatttggattttttattttttactatTTGCTTCTAAATTTATTTAGAATACTACTATATTTCCTTTTATTGtaattaatttttaatttagctATTGACTGGTCATACTCAAGATGAATTCTTAGGATTAATCTAGATAATTAGAGCATCATACAAAATCAATGATGTAAGTTATTTCTTTCTCGAGTAGCATGGTAGCTTCAAGTCATATTTCAAAAATCAATTTACCTATTGACAAATTTTATTGCATAAGATCTATACATAAGTAATTCCCTATCCTATATTGTTGGAAATCTAATACCAatttataatattttaattaaaaatttagttatttattaattGTATTTTTCATAGACTCTATATTCAGCTATGTTTCTTTCCAAATTGTATACAAATAAActactattttttattttcttaattcttaatttatctatttattatccTTATTAGTCATGAGCTCTTAGCACAACTTCATATTTCCTTATTCTTCTAAAAAAcctttaaatttttgtttattaatattttttatatgagCTCTTTAGTCAACTAATAAGTTTATTAATTTAATTTCTAAATTTATTCATGACTCTTTTAGTTACTGTAGACTATTATTATAGTAAAGTCCACCGATGtgtattattttctttttgagatTAATGTTTTAATCTCTTGTCGCTCTTGACTAAGGTTGAGCGTGCACTTTATAAGAGAGACAAAGTTTACTTTTTTATCCATTGATTAAATAGATTATTGGTACCCACAGATACGTAGAGCTCGGTTAATGCATTCCTTTTGACTATTCGCATGACCTATTTGGAGTTTGGATTATAGATTTACGTTTGGCGTAAgattagaaaaaaaagaaacttagTAATTGGGTACAGTATGCAAAAGAGTGTTGATTTGCGAGTGTGTGTGTATGATGATGAATGTGCTTGTGTAGATTAATTACCGCCTACTCAAATTAGCTAATGAAGGGGCTTGGTTGTTGTTATCAATTGCCCCGCAGTTACCACCTTGTGATTACTACTGATGATGTGGTATTATCGTTACCGTACCTTTGACAAATCAATCAGTCATTGTTCCTGAGGTGGTAGGTAGGTAAGTGCGCATGTGTCCTGTTGGTGCTAGCTAGCTTGCTTTGCAGCCGCACGCAAGTTGTTGgcttttgatctctgttgtgagTCCTATGGATTTATTAGGAGGTCGTCGATGCAGTGATCTATCATCTATGTTGTCGGCATCTAATACTATTAATTTGTTTCGTTTTCATATTAATAACATGGCaatttttacttctcttttgtcAAATGTGGACTCTTTAGTGTACCCTGGACCGTTAGAacttttttataattaatctggACTATTAATTTGTTTCGTTTTCATATTAATAACATGGCaatttttacttctcttttgtcAAACGTGGACTCTTTAGTGTACCCTAGACCGTTAGAACTTTTTTCTAATTAATCTGGCAATTTCATACTTCTTTTGTCGGACGTTTTCCTATTATCATATAACATGGCAATTTTTACTTCTTTTATCAAACATGGACTCTCCAAGCTACCCTAGACCGTTAGGTCTTTTTCTAATTAACCTAGCAATTTATTACTTCTTTTGTCAGATGTGGACTCTCTAGGTTAACCTAGactgttagatcttcataaaatccgacgGTCCGAatccttcttttttttagattaatgtgagaatttctagcaTCTCTCGACGAATGTGGTGGCTTCTTCTAACActcaaatatttatataatagataGACTAGGGTCTAGACTAAAAATTAAGACCCTTTACCACGCCTATGCACACcccgagaaaaaaaaacacaaactgCACAAACATGTAACAATTTTTCTTTAACTATTCAGTATAACCAAGACATAACATCCTCGGAAAGCAAGACAGGCGAACTTGATATCTGAGCGTACAACCTCCTTAAACTATATCACTTTTTTCTTTACCGGAACATATACCACCACCATTCATCACATATCTATACTTGGGTAACACCCAAAACCAAATCATCCCGTCCTGACATATAGCCACAATTTCGAAGATCACACCACCCTCCATCTCCATCACTGACGaatcagctgctgctgctctccgACCATGCGTCACCCCACTGCCACTGGTTGGGAGCAGGCGCTGGCCCTTTCATGTTCAGGTTGAGCGCagcctgctgcagctgctgggTTTGCAGAGGGTGCAATGGCTGGTTGGGATGCTGTTGCTGCATCGCCAAGGAGGGCGGCATTGCTTGGTTAGGGTGAAACACCTGCTGGCTCAAGGCAAATGGGTGCGGTGATGTGCCGAGGTTCATCGCCCCTCCGCCGCTGGTGCCCATCTGGCCTGTCGCCATCTTCAGCCGCTGGAGCTCTGATTTCAGGGCCTCATTGAGAGCTGGGGCAGCATTCAAGAGAAGCCGGAAATTGTGTGAGTTTTTCGATTGTTTTGTCACCAGAGCATAAATTGCAACATTGCTCCACTTGTAGCAAAATGAACAGGATAACAAATTTAGAAGAAACAGGTGTTAGTATGATGGAAGCTTTACCATCTTGTAAGTGGACTTGTTGCTCTGTGTTCTGCAGACGGATCTTCAGTTCACTGTTCTCAGCTGTGAGCCCAGCTGTGTCTCTCTGTATCAGTATAATGGAGGGAATAATGGTTAGCTATATCCTATATGGAGTGAACATCAATAGAAAATCAACATGGTAACCGAAGATACAAAGCAAAAACCTTAACTGCccacagcaaaaaaaaaaaaactaaatgtTGCATCAGATTCAGACCCAGCAAATT
The Panicum virgatum strain AP13 chromosome 6N, P.virgatum_v5, whole genome shotgun sequence genome window above contains:
- the LOC120678300 gene encoding receptor-like protein EIX2 translates to MGVCSSLPPLEKDKAVQTTINTHCEELAPLFYSNFPRQALTLWCLIVNTRETVACTAAERGALVAFNASINNPYGKLSSWRGENCCNWSGVRCSKKTSRVIQLDLGKFALQGDISPSLAALTNLVYLNLSQNDFGGVSIPEFIGSFKMLRYLDLSGAHFGGPVPPQLGNLSRLQHLDLSDSYYMITVDNFHWVSKLTSLRYLDLSWSYLAASLDWLQAVNVLPFLQVLCLNDASLPATNLNSFSQVNFTTLKIIDLRSNTNLNSSLPSWIWNLSSLSELDLSSCGLSGVIPDELGKLTSLKFVGLKDNKLEGSIPRSVSGLCNLVHVDLSGNLLSGDITVIAKALLHCMKRLLILDLADNKLKGNLSGWLEQMASLRVLDLSKNSLSGDVPASMGNLSNLTHLDISSNSFGGTLSEQHFVKLSGLDTLVLSSNSLKIVMKPSWVPPFQLREVGMHTCLVGPQFPTWLQSQTRIEKIDVGSAGISGMLPDWIWTLSSSLTSLNVSTNNITGKLPASLEQLKMLTILNMRNNQLEGRIPDLPTGVRMLDLSHNYLSGSLPQSFGGNELYYLLLSNNYLSGVIPTDLCNMLSMEVIDLSSNNLSGELPDCWHKNSNLYIIEFSSNKLWGEIPSTMGSLNSLISLHLGKNNLSGTLPTSLQSCNGLVLLDLGENNLSGNIPKWIGNGLQTLQFLNLRSNEFSGEIPEVLSNLHALQYLDLSNNKLSGPVPHFLGNLTSMCMDNPEGDTTPFIKFKIYGIGGAYFSVYTDTFSKFDRVKSIDLSANQFTGEVPSELGLLSALHSLNMSRNCIGGSIPDELGSMIRLESLDLSWNNLSGPIPQGLVSLSFLSILNLSYNDLSGEIPLGNQFATFGGDSYLGNVNLCGYPLVSRICLPNSIKRQHHKHHQHSEMVTYLCTLLGFASGLSFVVVILVSRAAARKALFQFTDSMLNKLHAAACS